From Arachis stenosperma cultivar V10309 chromosome 2, arast.V10309.gnm1.PFL2, whole genome shotgun sequence, one genomic window encodes:
- the LOC130962084 gene encoding probable E3 ubiquitin-protein ligase RHC1A, with translation MSSSRNTHWCYSCRRPIRLGWRDAVCPSCNEGFIQELNDMVHVNPLEFFGLDNNEEHDQRFGLMETFSSFMRQQMADRSHSHDIRAQSESISEHGAGFAPLLIFGGQIPFRLSGHGGFEALFNGTPGIGLTRGNTGDYFIGPGLEELFEQLSANTRQGPPPASRSSIDAMPTIKVTQRHLRSDSHCPVCKDKFEVGTEARQMPCNHMYHSDCIVPWLVQHNSCPVCRQELPPQGLSGNQGSNGRSRGNISGSTSGRSGRENQGRRNPFSFLWRFRSSNSSSNDRATRSSSPTPSFPDSSHHTEYSGWPFE, from the coding sequence ATGTCAAGCAGCAGGAACACTCATTGGTGTTACAGTTGCAGGAGGCCAATTCGACTGGGATGGCGAGATGCGGTTTGCCCTAGCTGTAATGAGGGATTTATTCAGGAACTTAATGATATGGTGCATGTTAACCCTCTGGAATTCTTTGGACTAGATAACAATGAAGAGCATGACCAAAGATTTGGACTTATGGAAACTTTCTCTTCCTTTATGCGGCAGCAAATGGCAGACAGAAGTCATAGTCATGATATCAGGGCACAGTCGGAATCTATTTCGGAGCATGGGGCAGGTTTTGCTCCTTTGTTGATATTTGGTGGTCAAATTCCTTTTAGATTATCTGGACATGGTGGTTTTGAGGCTCTCTTTAATGGGACTCCAGGTATTGGTCTTACACGAGGCAACACAGGTGATTATTTTATTGGTCCTGGACTTGAAGAACTGTTTGAACAGCTCTCAGCTAATACTCGCCAAGGACCTCCACCTGCATCCAGATCCTCTATAGATGCAATGCCTACTATCAAAGTTACACAGAGGCATCTTCGTTCGGATTCACATTGTCCGGTGTGCAAAGATAAATTTGAGGTAGGGACTGAAGCAAGACAAATGCCATGTAACCATATGTACCACTCGGATTGTATCGTTCCATGGTTGGTCCAGCATAACTCCTGCCCTGTTTGCCGTCAAGAATTGCCACCACAAGGATTGAGTGGTAACCAAGGCTCGAATGGCCGAAGTAGAGGTAACATTAGTGGCAGCACCAGTGGTAGGAGTGGTAGGGAGAACCAGGGAAGGCGAAATCCGTTTTCATTTTTGTGGCGTTTCCGCAGTTCTAATTCTAGCAGCAATGATAGAGCAACCCGAAGCAGCTCACCAACACCATCATTCCCCGATAGTAGTCATCACACGGAGTATTCTGGGTGGCCATTTGAATGA